From a single Myotis daubentonii chromosome 5, mMyoDau2.1, whole genome shotgun sequence genomic region:
- the LOC132235093 gene encoding zinc finger protein 177-like isoform X1, whose translation MGAGLLTSWSQDLVTFEEVAVDFSPEEWALLNSAQKILYRDVMMENFRNLASVVSGWATQLKSKHSIAMQNVPEEKTSNGIKMAPTHPGEKPLEFDHYGKFFRKNCHLICTRYCKGQKCYKYKEYRKDFDHFLTLRSHMSTHSEDNISEFIDCGRVFNLESSCREHSRTLTGEKSECNQCLLSFSLYSSFSGHVQNPIGEKLCECSDYGQRPSLRVHKNSCTEKGSLKCDKHGNVFTGPLSLQKYERLHTAEKPYECSDCGKIFIFHSSLKKHVRSHTGEKPYECNHCGKFFSQSSHLNVHKRTHTGEKPYDCKECGKAFTVPSSLQKHMRTHTGEKPYECSDCGKAFIDQSSLKKHRRSHTGEKPYECDQCGKSFSTGSYLIVHKRMHTGEKTYECRECGKAFRNSSCLRVHVRTHTGEKPYKCIHCGKAFSTSTNLIMHKRIHTGQKL comes from the exons ATGGGTGCAGGATTGCTGACATCTTGGTCACAG GACTTGGTGACCTTTGAGGAAGTAGCGGTGGACTTCTCTCCGGAGGAGTGGGCACTCCTGAACTCTGCTCAGAAAATCCTGTACAGAGATGTGATGATGGAGAACTTTAGGAACCTGGCCTCTGTGG TTTCAGGCTGGGCTACTCAACTTAAATCAAAACATTCAATTGCTATGCAGAATGTTCCTGAGGAAAAAACTTCTAACGGCATAAAAATG GCACCAACTCACCCTGGTGAGAAACCTTTGGAATTTGATCACTATGGAAAATTCTTCAGAAAGAACTGTCACCTTATTTGTACAAGATATTGCAAGGGACAGAAATGCTACAAATATAAAGAATACAGGAAAGATTTTGACCATTTCTTAACTCTTAGGAGTCATATGAGTACTCACTCTGAAGACAACATTTCTGAATTTATTGACTGTGGCAGAGTTTTCAATCTAGAGTCATCCTGTAGGGAACACTCAAGAACTCTCACAGGAGAGAAATCTGAGTGTAATCAATGTCTTCTGTCCTTCAGCTTATACTCTTCCTTTTCAGGACATGTGCAAAACCCTATTGGAGAGAAACTCTGCGAATGCAGTGACTATGGACAAAGACCTTCCCTTAGAGTGCACAAAAACTCGTGTACTGAGAAGGGAAGCTTAAAATGTGATAAACATGGGAATGTTTTTACTGGCCCCTTGTCCCTTCAGAAATATGAGAGACTTCACACTGCagagaaaccttatgaatgtagtgactgtgggaaaatattcatttttcactCTTCCCTTAAGAAACATGTGAGATcacacactggagagaagccttatgaaTGTAATCATTGTGGAAAATTTTTCAGCCAGAGCTCTCATCTTAATGTGCACAAAAgaactcacactggagagaaaccctatgactGTAAGGAATGTGGCAAGGCTTTCactgttccttcctccctccaaaaACATATGAGAacccacactggagagaagccctatgaaTGCAGCGACTGTGGGAAAGCCTTTATTGATCAGTCATCCCTTAAGAAACATCGACGctctcacactggagagaaaccttatgagTGTGATCAATGTGGAAAATCCTTCAGCACGGGCTCTTATCTTATTGTGCACAAGAGAATGCACACTGGAGAGAAAACCTatgaatgtagagaatgtgggaaGGCCTTTAGGAATTCCTCTTGCCTGAGAGTACATGTGAGaactcacacaggagaaaagccctATAAATGTATTCACTGTGGAAAAGCATTCAGCACCAGCACTAACCTTATAATGCACAAGCGAATACATACCGGGCAAAAACTTTAA
- the LOC132235093 gene encoding zinc finger protein 177-like isoform X2, whose product MQNVPEEKTSNGIKMAPTHPGEKPLEFDHYGKFFRKNCHLICTRYCKGQKCYKYKEYRKDFDHFLTLRSHMSTHSEDNISEFIDCGRVFNLESSCREHSRTLTGEKSECNQCLLSFSLYSSFSGHVQNPIGEKLCECSDYGQRPSLRVHKNSCTEKGSLKCDKHGNVFTGPLSLQKYERLHTAEKPYECSDCGKIFIFHSSLKKHVRSHTGEKPYECNHCGKFFSQSSHLNVHKRTHTGEKPYDCKECGKAFTVPSSLQKHMRTHTGEKPYECSDCGKAFIDQSSLKKHRRSHTGEKPYECDQCGKSFSTGSYLIVHKRMHTGEKTYECRECGKAFRNSSCLRVHVRTHTGEKPYKCIHCGKAFSTSTNLIMHKRIHTGQKL is encoded by the exons ATGCAGAATGTTCCTGAGGAAAAAACTTCTAACGGCATAAAAATG GCACCAACTCACCCTGGTGAGAAACCTTTGGAATTTGATCACTATGGAAAATTCTTCAGAAAGAACTGTCACCTTATTTGTACAAGATATTGCAAGGGACAGAAATGCTACAAATATAAAGAATACAGGAAAGATTTTGACCATTTCTTAACTCTTAGGAGTCATATGAGTACTCACTCTGAAGACAACATTTCTGAATTTATTGACTGTGGCAGAGTTTTCAATCTAGAGTCATCCTGTAGGGAACACTCAAGAACTCTCACAGGAGAGAAATCTGAGTGTAATCAATGTCTTCTGTCCTTCAGCTTATACTCTTCCTTTTCAGGACATGTGCAAAACCCTATTGGAGAGAAACTCTGCGAATGCAGTGACTATGGACAAAGACCTTCCCTTAGAGTGCACAAAAACTCGTGTACTGAGAAGGGAAGCTTAAAATGTGATAAACATGGGAATGTTTTTACTGGCCCCTTGTCCCTTCAGAAATATGAGAGACTTCACACTGCagagaaaccttatgaatgtagtgactgtgggaaaatattcatttttcactCTTCCCTTAAGAAACATGTGAGATcacacactggagagaagccttatgaaTGTAATCATTGTGGAAAATTTTTCAGCCAGAGCTCTCATCTTAATGTGCACAAAAgaactcacactggagagaaaccctatgactGTAAGGAATGTGGCAAGGCTTTCactgttccttcctccctccaaaaACATATGAGAacccacactggagagaagccctatgaaTGCAGCGACTGTGGGAAAGCCTTTATTGATCAGTCATCCCTTAAGAAACATCGACGctctcacactggagagaaaccttatgagTGTGATCAATGTGGAAAATCCTTCAGCACGGGCTCTTATCTTATTGTGCACAAGAGAATGCACACTGGAGAGAAAACCTatgaatgtagagaatgtgggaaGGCCTTTAGGAATTCCTCTTGCCTGAGAGTACATGTGAGaactcacacaggagaaaagccctATAAATGTATTCACTGTGGAAAAGCATTCAGCACCAGCACTAACCTTATAATGCACAAGCGAATACATACCGGGCAAAAACTTTAA